CAGtacatgtcaacaaaaaatacaaaacgtaaaaaaatatggcagtGAGCATCAAAATAACAAGTAACTGGGGAGATTGAGGCGGATGCCGCGCCTTACTCCGTCAATGTAATGGCTGACTGCGCCACGACTACAGAGTTGTTGGTGGCTCGAGTTGGGTGGTTGTTGGTTTAGGACTGAGTCTTGGAGAGGTCATTACTTTCAGCATGGAATCCAGTCTCGTCAGCGACGTAGGTGACGGAATGGGAGTGGCCCTCGGGGTCGACGTAGCTGTAGGAGCCGCGGACAGTGAGAACCTGCTGGGGCTTGTTCTCCGCGTCGTTGACAACCTTCAACTCTCCGTTCTCATTGCGGGATGTACCATCCTCGGTCTCGAAGCTGAAAATGTGTAAATGTTGTATAGTCTAATAGGTACTACATTCTACCTAAGACCCTAGCATGCTGAACTAACAGCTCACTGTGACTATTTTAATGATGGCATTACCTACTCTATGTGCCTGTCATCTATGTATTAGTAT
This Choristoneura fumiferana chromosome 12, NRCan_CFum_1, whole genome shotgun sequence DNA region includes the following protein-coding sequences:
- the LOC141433330 gene encoding larval cuticle protein 1-like, giving the protein MKLIVIAALALVAVVVAAPAEQPAKVVNILRSEHDLQPDGAYHYNFETEDGTSRNENGELKVVNDAENKPQQVLTVRGSYSYVDPEGHSHSVTYVADETGFHAESNDLSKTQS